In the Longimicrobium sp. genome, one interval contains:
- a CDS encoding HEPN domain-containing protein: protein MPVVIRLVADRVGLTGDTHVRTVRIMVRHIVHLGGRARRMIPRLELRRLAFARLKDARALYASGRYDAARYLCGYAVELALKARICRTLRWEAFPQTRKQFEHYGSFKIHNLQVLLRLSGMEERIRTRHHGDWVQVSDWDPTFRYAAEGTTQADVAKSILTSARQIVRAL from the coding sequence ATGCCCGTCGTGATACGCCTGGTGGCGGATCGCGTTGGATTGACAGGAGATACGCACGTCCGTACCGTTCGCATCATGGTGCGGCACATCGTTCACCTGGGCGGACGGGCACGACGGATGATTCCCCGGCTGGAGTTGAGGAGGCTGGCCTTTGCAAGGCTGAAGGATGCGCGCGCCCTCTACGCGTCCGGCCGTTACGACGCGGCGCGATACCTGTGCGGCTACGCGGTGGAACTGGCGCTGAAGGCACGCATCTGCCGGACCTTGCGGTGGGAGGCGTTTCCGCAGACGCGGAAGCAGTTCGAGCACTACGGCAGCTTCAAAATCCACAACCTCCAGGTACTATTGCGCTTGAGCGGGATGGAGGAGCGGATCCGCACCCGCCACCACGGCGATTGGGTGCAGGTTTCCGACTGGGATCCCACTTTCCGGTATGCGGCGGAGGGCACAACGCAGGCCGATGTCGCGAAGAGCATTCTGACCTCTGCCCGTCAGATCGTGAGGGCCCTATGA